A DNA window from Streptococcus mutans contains the following coding sequences:
- a CDS encoding ATP-binding cassette domain-containing protein — translation MLTVSDISLRFSDRKLFDNVNIKFTAGNTYGLIGANGAGKSTFLKILSGDIEPTTGHVSLGPEERLSILRQNHFDYEEECAIDVVIMGNQDLYNIMKEKDAIYMKPDFSDEDGVRAAELEGQFAELNGWEAESEASQLLQNLNIPEELHYQNMSELTNGDKVKVLLAKALFGKPDVLLLDEPTNGLDIQSINWLEDFLIDFENTVIVVSHDRHFLNKVCTHMADLDFGKIKLYVGNYDFWKESSELAAKLQADRNAKAEEKIKELQEFVARFSANASKSKQATSRKKMLDKIELEEIVPSSRKYPFIKFQAEREIGNDLLSVENLSVKIDGESILDNISFTLNSGDKTAIIAQNDIQSTALIRALMGDIDYEGTIKWGVTTSQSYLPKDNTNDFASGESILEWIRQFANKEDDDNTFLRGFLGRMLFSGDEVNKSVSVLSGGEKVRVMLAKLMLLKSNVLVLDDPTNHLDLESISSLNDGLKDFKESIIFASHDHEFIQTLANHILVISKNGVIDRIDETYDEFLENEEVQAKVAQLWQ, via the coding sequence TTGCTAACTGTATCAGATATTTCGCTGCGTTTCAGCGATCGTAAACTTTTTGATAATGTCAATATTAAATTTACAGCGGGAAATACTTATGGGTTGATTGGTGCTAATGGTGCTGGAAAATCAACTTTCTTAAAAATCCTATCAGGTGATATTGAACCTACCACAGGCCATGTTTCTCTTGGTCCAGAGGAACGCTTATCTATTTTACGTCAAAATCATTTTGATTACGAAGAAGAATGCGCTATTGATGTTGTTATTATGGGCAATCAAGATCTCTATAACATCATGAAAGAAAAAGATGCTATCTATATGAAACCTGATTTTTCAGATGAGGATGGTGTTCGCGCCGCTGAACTTGAAGGTCAGTTTGCGGAATTAAATGGCTGGGAAGCTGAAAGTGAAGCTTCTCAGCTCTTGCAAAATTTGAATATTCCTGAAGAACTTCACTATCAAAACATGAGTGAGCTCACTAACGGTGATAAAGTTAAAGTGTTACTTGCTAAAGCACTTTTTGGTAAACCAGATGTTCTTTTACTAGATGAACCTACCAATGGTTTAGATATCCAATCTATCAATTGGTTAGAGGATTTCTTAATAGACTTTGAAAATACTGTTATTGTAGTCTCTCACGACCGCCATTTTCTCAATAAAGTCTGCACTCATATGGCTGATCTAGATTTTGGAAAAATTAAACTCTATGTGGGTAATTATGATTTTTGGAAAGAATCTTCTGAACTAGCAGCAAAACTTCAAGCTGACCGTAATGCTAAAGCAGAAGAAAAAATCAAAGAATTACAAGAATTTGTTGCCCGCTTTTCAGCCAATGCTTCTAAATCAAAACAAGCAACTTCTCGTAAAAAAATGCTTGATAAAATTGAGTTAGAAGAAATTGTACCTTCAAGCCGTAAGTATCCCTTTATTAAGTTTCAAGCGGAACGTGAAATTGGAAATGATCTTTTATCAGTAGAAAACCTTTCAGTTAAAATTGATGGTGAAAGCATTCTTGACAATATCAGTTTTACTTTAAATTCTGGAGATAAAACTGCTATTATTGCCCAAAATGATATTCAGTCAACAGCTCTTATTCGTGCACTTATGGGGGATATTGACTATGAAGGTACCATTAAATGGGGTGTTACAACAAGTCAATCCTATCTTCCTAAAGACAATACAAATGATTTTGCGAGTGGAGAATCTATTCTTGAATGGATCCGTCAGTTTGCAAACAAAGAAGATGATGATAATACTTTTCTTCGTGGGTTCTTGGGTCGTATGCTTTTTTCTGGTGATGAAGTTAACAAGTCTGTCAGTGTCCTATCAGGTGGCGAAAAAGTGCGTGTGATGTTAGCTAAACTTATGCTCCTCAAGTCCAATGTACTGGTACTCGACGATCCAACTAATCACTTAGACTTAGAGTCTATCTCAAGCTTAAATGATGGGCTTAAAGATTTCAAAGAATCTATTATTTTTGCTAGCCATGATCATGAATTTATCCAAACATTAGCAAATCATATTTTGGTTATCTCTAAAAATGGTGTCATTGATCGTATTGATGAGACTTATGATGAATTTCTTGAAAATGAAGAAGTTCAGGCTAAAGTAGCACAACTCTGGCAATAA